Proteins from a genomic interval of Macrobrachium nipponense isolate FS-2020 chromosome 33, ASM1510439v2, whole genome shotgun sequence:
- the LOC135203188 gene encoding uncharacterized protein LOC135203188, which translates to MYRTVTVTTASRIRRQFQSSMFYGQRNAALETQERVPWVAPDDAEGSDVDVSPLDIDSDDDDPTYVPDEGLTQDDAFDPPNSRARKVNVVVPQAMPMEEEGEPNLRGLVLMNGRRKTLISVPCPTSFIRSLTI; encoded by the exons ATGTATCGGACCGTAACGGTTACAACGGCCAGTAGAATACGacgtcaa ttccaaagcagtatgttttatgggcaacgcaatgctgcattggagactcaggaacgtgtaccatgggtagcccctgacgacgctgaaggaagtgatgtcgacgtgagccctttggacattgacagtgatgatgacgaccctacctacgttcctgacgaaggccttactCAGGACGATGCCTTTGACCCTCCTAACTCTAGAG cTCGCAAGGTCAATGTTGTTGTCCCTCAAGCGATGCCTATGGAAGAGGAAGGTGAGCCTAACCTAAGAGGTCTCGtgctgatgaatggaagaaggaagacatTGATATCCGTGCCCTGCCCAACTTCATTCATCAGAAGCCTGACTATTTGA